A genomic segment from Flavobacterium inviolabile encodes:
- a CDS encoding OmpA family protein, with product MKKIVIFTLATVFTLTSVLTSCEAVKNTNNTQKGAGIGAVAGAVLGGVLGNNLGKGGNGALGAVLGGVVGGVAGGVIGNKMDKQAREIEQAVPGAEVERVGEGIKLVLGENAVRFDTNKSTLTAAAKANLDKLVPVFQNYSDTDIVIYGYTDNTGKAEYNLNLSEQRAASVKAYLATKGLSGNRFKTTGMGIADPIATNDTPDGRSKNRRVEFAITANEKMVQDAKKEAGN from the coding sequence ATGAAAAAGATCGTAATATTTACATTAGCAACAGTATTCACGTTAACCTCGGTATTAACGAGTTGTGAAGCAGTAAAAAATACTAATAATACTCAAAAAGGAGCAGGAATCGGTGCCGTAGCCGGTGCTGTTTTAGGAGGGGTATTGGGAAATAACCTTGGAAAAGGAGGAAACGGTGCTTTAGGAGCTGTTTTAGGTGGTGTTGTTGGAGGTGTTGCCGGTGGTGTTATCGGTAATAAAATGGACAAACAGGCCCGTGAGATCGAACAGGCTGTTCCGGGTGCTGAGGTAGAAAGAGTAGGAGAAGGTATTAAACTGGTTTTAGGTGAAAATGCTGTTCGTTTTGATACCAACAAATCAACATTAACAGCGGCTGCAAAAGCAAACTTAGACAAATTGGTACCGGTATTCCAAAACTATTCGGATACGGATATCGTAATCTACGGATATACTGATAATACAGGTAAAGCAGAATACAACCTGAACTTGTCAGAACAAAGAGCTGCTTCTGTAAAAGCATACTTGGCGACAAAAGGTTTATCCGGAAACCGTTTCAAAACAACCGGAATGGGTATTGCTGATCCGATTGCAACAAATGATACTCCGGACGGAAGAAGCAAAAACCGTCGTGTAGAGTTTGCAATTACAGCTAACGAGAAAATGGTTCAGGATGCTAAAAAAGAAGCAGGAAACTAA
- a CDS encoding TetR family transcriptional regulator C-terminal domain-containing protein, with the protein MAMTKRAAGKKETITEETIISTYMNQVLEKHQEPASVFHFCKESKMEETLFYSFFPSLDGLKEAIWIKLFENAVSGLKNEEAFETYSNRNKLLSLYFTFFEILTLNRSYVYFVLKENKQGLQNLKQLRKLRNRFKKFIQEEIQTTVTDKHEKIDKIAKPVLSEAAWVQFLFILKFWVEDTSIGFEKTDIMIEKSVKATFDILDTTPLESLFDLGKFVWKERFN; encoded by the coding sequence ATGGCGATGACGAAGAGAGCGGCCGGAAAAAAAGAAACCATTACAGAAGAAACGATTATTTCCACCTACATGAATCAGGTTCTGGAAAAACATCAGGAACCGGCAAGTGTGTTTCACTTTTGTAAAGAAAGCAAAATGGAAGAAACACTTTTTTATAGTTTTTTCCCTTCTTTAGACGGTTTGAAAGAAGCAATATGGATAAAGCTATTTGAAAATGCCGTTAGCGGACTTAAAAATGAGGAAGCTTTTGAAACCTACTCGAACAGGAATAAACTACTGTCACTATATTTTACCTTTTTTGAAATACTCACGCTAAACAGGAGCTATGTTTATTTTGTACTGAAAGAAAATAAACAGGGATTGCAGAATTTAAAGCAATTGCGAAAATTGCGCAACCGTTTCAAAAAATTCATTCAGGAAGAAATTCAGACTACAGTCACAGACAAACATGAGAAAATAGATAAAATAGCCAAACCTGTTTTATCCGAAGCAGCATGGGTTCAGTTTCTGTTTATCCTGAAATTCTGGGTTGAAGATACTTCCATAGGGTTTGAAAAAACCGATATTATGATTGAAAAGTCCGTAAAAGCAACTTTTGATATTCTGGACACCACACCTCTGGAAAGCCTTTTCGATTTGGGGAAATTTGTCTGGAAGGAGCGCTTCAATTAG
- a CDS encoding ABC1 kinase family protein, which produces MKTLNKIPTNKIERAGELVKTGLKVGGNYLAYYGEKMVNPSLTKDKLNENNAEDIYDGLKNLKGSALKVAQMLSMEKNIMPKAYVEKFSLAQFSVPPLSAPLVRKTFKRYLGHYPEAIYDSFTPDSVNAASIGQVHKATKNGKQLAVKIQYPGVADSISSDLAIVKPFAIKMFNLQGKDSDKYFKEVEHKLLEETDYKLELKQGIAIAKACEKIKNLRFPVYYPEWSSEKIITMDWMEGEHLSEFAARNNDPETGDRIGQALWDFYMFQMHHLKQVHADPHPGNFLIDKETNLIAIDFGCIKHVPEEFYVPYFELARPEVIDDPKLFREKLFELEILRTDDTPKEIEYFSGLFHQLLSLFTQPFHGDYFDFSDEVFFENIARMGEEFSKDTQLRKMNGNRGSQHFLYINRTFFGLYNLLHDLKARINTRNFEQYIPQ; this is translated from the coding sequence ATGAAAACGTTAAATAAAATCCCGACCAATAAAATTGAACGGGCAGGAGAGCTTGTGAAAACCGGTCTCAAAGTCGGAGGAAACTATCTGGCCTATTACGGCGAAAAAATGGTCAATCCTTCGCTGACAAAAGACAAGCTGAACGAAAACAATGCGGAAGATATTTATGACGGGTTGAAAAACCTGAAAGGAAGCGCCTTAAAAGTAGCGCAAATGCTCAGCATGGAAAAGAATATCATGCCCAAAGCATACGTGGAGAAATTCTCTTTGGCACAATTTTCCGTTCCGCCCTTATCAGCACCGCTGGTTCGGAAAACCTTTAAACGGTATTTAGGACATTATCCGGAAGCAATTTACGACAGCTTTACACCGGATTCCGTTAACGCGGCAAGTATCGGACAGGTACATAAGGCTACTAAAAACGGAAAACAGCTGGCTGTAAAAATCCAGTATCCGGGTGTTGCCGATAGCATCAGTTCCGATCTGGCAATTGTAAAGCCGTTTGCGATTAAAATGTTCAACCTGCAGGGAAAAGATTCCGATAAATATTTCAAAGAAGTAGAACACAAACTGCTGGAAGAAACAGATTATAAACTGGAATTAAAACAGGGAATAGCGATAGCAAAAGCCTGTGAAAAAATAAAAAACCTCAGATTTCCGGTTTACTATCCGGAATGGTCTTCCGAGAAGATCATTACAATGGACTGGATGGAAGGGGAGCACCTTTCGGAATTTGCTGCCCGAAACAACGATCCGGAAACGGGTGACCGCATCGGACAGGCACTCTGGGATTTCTATATGTTTCAGATGCACCATTTAAAACAGGTACATGCCGATCCGCATCCGGGGAATTTCCTAATCGATAAAGAGACCAACCTGATTGCAATCGATTTCGGATGCATCAAACACGTACCGGAAGAATTTTATGTGCCGTATTTCGAATTGGCGCGGCCGGAAGTTATTGACGATCCGAAACTGTTCCGGGAAAAACTGTTTGAACTGGAAATCCTGCGAACAGATGATACGCCAAAAGAAATTGAATATTTCTCCGGTTTGTTCCATCAGCTGCTGAGTTTGTTTACCCAGCCGTTCCACGGGGATTATTTTGATTTTTCCGATGAGGTGTTTTTTGAAAATATTGCCAGAATGGGTGAAGAGTTCTCTAAAGATACTCAATTGCGCAAGATGAACGGCAACCGTGGTTCCCAGCACTTTTTATATATCAACCGTACTTTTTTCGGATTGTATAATTTGCTGCACGACCTGAAAGCCCGCATCAACACCCGGAATTTCGAACAATATATTCCGCAGTAA
- a CDS encoding ABC transporter ATP-binding protein → MLHVKNISFGYHEKTIIKNIEFTIKKGQNIAVIGESGCGKSTLLKLIYGLYDLDEGQIFWNDTEVLGPKFHLVPGMPFMKYLAQDFDLMPYVTVAENVGKFLSNFYPEQKKQRIQELLEIVEMTEYANVKAKFLSGGQQQRVALARVLALEPEVLLLDEPFSHIDNFRKNALRRNLFAYLKAKGVTCIIATHDSTDALSFADETFVLFDGKIVDKGLSADIYNNPVNKYVASLFGEVNELKLSDITVVDAGDDELLLLYPHQLRVVENGMMKVTAKQSYYKGSHYLIKAVFNRKVIFFEHETALAMNEEVTLMIS, encoded by the coding sequence ATGCTTCACGTTAAAAATATATCTTTTGGTTATCATGAAAAAACGATAATCAAAAACATTGAATTTACAATAAAAAAAGGACAAAATATAGCCGTTATAGGCGAAAGCGGTTGTGGTAAGAGTACGCTTCTGAAATTGATTTACGGATTGTATGATTTGGATGAAGGACAGATTTTCTGGAACGATACGGAAGTATTAGGTCCGAAATTCCATCTGGTGCCCGGCATGCCGTTTATGAAGTACCTGGCGCAGGATTTTGATTTGATGCCGTATGTTACCGTAGCCGAAAATGTGGGTAAGTTTTTATCAAATTTTTACCCGGAACAAAAAAAACAGCGCATTCAGGAATTGCTGGAGATTGTAGAAATGACCGAATATGCGAATGTAAAAGCAAAATTTCTGAGCGGCGGACAGCAGCAACGTGTCGCGCTGGCAAGAGTGCTTGCACTGGAACCGGAAGTATTGCTGCTGGATGAACCATTCAGCCATATTGACAATTTCCGGAAAAATGCGTTGCGCCGTAACCTTTTTGCCTACCTGAAAGCCAAAGGAGTGACCTGTATTATTGCTACACACGACAGTACGGATGCTTTGTCTTTTGCAGACGAAACCTTTGTGTTGTTTGACGGTAAGATCGTAGATAAAGGATTGTCGGCCGATATTTATAACAATCCGGTGAATAAATATGTTGCCTCCCTTTTTGGGGAAGTAAACGAACTGAAACTTTCGGATATTACGGTTGTGGATGCCGGGGACGATGAACTGCTGCTGTTGTATCCGCATCAGCTGCGGGTTGTTGAGAACGGGATGATGAAAGTCACAGCAAAACAATCCTATTATAAAGGAAGTCACTACCTGATAAAAGCGGTATTCAACAGAAAAGTAATTTTCTTTGAACATGAAACCGCTTTAGCAATGAACGAGGAAGTGACATTGATGATAAGTTAA
- a CDS encoding thioredoxin domain-containing protein, which yields MPKEDVLMRQISELGFALRRLMERMKGGKGGGGGISQSSLADNVALKEELGLDWQEFLDLDADQLIPFLLENPGFSAENMELFADYLVQTGKEGYHKQNLYAKALLIYTHVDKETATFSMERSGKIQRIKQESAS from the coding sequence ATGCCAAAAGAAGATGTTTTAATGCGGCAAATCAGCGAACTGGGTTTTGCCTTAAGAAGATTGATGGAGCGGATGAAAGGCGGAAAAGGCGGCGGTGGCGGTATTTCACAAAGCAGTCTGGCCGACAATGTGGCACTGAAAGAGGAACTGGGATTGGACTGGCAGGAGTTTTTAGACCTTGATGCCGATCAACTGATTCCGTTCCTGTTAGAAAATCCCGGCTTTTCGGCCGAAAATATGGAACTCTTTGCCGACTATCTGGTACAAACCGGAAAAGAAGGCTACCACAAACAAAACCTGTATGCAAAAGCACTGCTTATTTATACCCATGTAGACAAAGAAACGGCTACCTTTTCTATGGAAAGAAGCGGGAAAATACAAAGGATAAAACAAGAATCAGCATCATAA
- a CDS encoding S9 family peptidase, producing the protein MKLIYKSVLFLLLGTSSLIAQENVTYQKPSASILQLADFERAPSVIMDTKKEWMLLSYRNTYKNLEDLNQEELRLGGLRINPITNISSSVTYTNNLKVRRVKDKNEVQVQGLPQNPRISSLAWSPDEKKIAFAHTTATGIELWILDIASAKASKLTTATINANIGSPFSWFKDGQSLIVKMLPKNRPALIDAKKDLPNGPIVSNSEGKVSQNRTYQDLLKNRTDEANFENIVTSELYKVNLDGTASLFKPADMYAGESFSPDGNYVMLTTLQKPFSYIVPLNRFPQKTVVYDKTGKEIKVVNEVPLTEIMPKGFMAVRKGKRSMSWRNDAPATLYFAEALDEGNPENKVAYRDEVFLWPAPFTANPTSLVKTQQRFDGITWGNDKIAIVSDSWYDTRNVKTYLINPSNPSETPKVISDRNSQDIYSDPGNFETVKNSYGKQVLALENDNAFLIGDGYTKNGQFPFIDEFNIKTLKTKRLYQSAYTDKMERIFSIEDFKKGDALIQIQSKSEYPNYYFRNFKKKNQLTQITDFKNPFESIKNVYKEVIKYKRKDGVELSGTLYLPAGYDRNAKKEKLPLLIWAYPTEYKDKNSAGQTSSNPNEFTFPNYGSFVYWVTKGYAVLDDAAFPIIGEGTTEPNDTFIPQLVANAEAAIDAVDKLGYINRKKVAVGGHSYGAFMTANLLTHSNLFACGIARSGAYNRTLTPFGFQSEQRNYWEVPAIYNGMSPFMNADKMKTPLLLVHGEADNNPGTFTLQTERYFQALKGLGAPARMVILPKESHGYAAKENILHLLWEQDQFLEKYLKN; encoded by the coding sequence ATGAAGCTAATTTACAAATCCGTATTATTCCTGCTGCTGGGCACCTCATCGCTTATTGCACAGGAAAACGTTACGTATCAAAAGCCTTCGGCAAGTATTTTGCAACTGGCCGATTTTGAAAGAGCACCATCGGTAATCATGGATACCAAAAAAGAATGGATGCTGTTAAGCTACAGAAACACCTATAAAAATCTTGAAGACCTGAATCAGGAAGAACTCCGTTTGGGCGGTTTGCGCATCAATCCGATCACCAACATTTCCAGTTCGGTTACCTATACCAACAACCTGAAAGTGCGCAGGGTGAAAGACAAAAACGAGGTTCAGGTTCAGGGCTTACCGCAAAATCCGAGAATCAGCAGCCTGGCATGGTCACCGGATGAGAAAAAAATCGCCTTTGCCCATACTACTGCAACCGGAATAGAATTATGGATCCTGGATATTGCTTCGGCAAAAGCGAGTAAGCTTACCACTGCAACGATCAATGCCAATATCGGCAGTCCGTTTAGCTGGTTTAAAGACGGACAGAGTCTTATTGTAAAGATGCTTCCTAAAAACAGACCGGCTTTAATTGATGCCAAAAAAGACCTGCCAAATGGTCCTATTGTTTCCAATAGTGAAGGTAAGGTTTCTCAAAATAGAACCTACCAGGATTTATTAAAGAACAGAACAGACGAGGCTAATTTTGAAAATATTGTAACGTCTGAACTATACAAAGTAAACCTGGACGGAACAGCTTCGTTGTTTAAACCGGCAGATATGTATGCCGGAGAGAGTTTCTCTCCTGACGGGAATTATGTAATGTTAACCACCCTGCAAAAGCCGTTTTCCTATATTGTTCCGTTAAACCGTTTCCCTCAAAAAACAGTTGTTTATGACAAAACCGGAAAAGAGATCAAAGTTGTGAACGAAGTGCCTTTAACGGAGATCATGCCAAAAGGTTTTATGGCAGTACGCAAAGGAAAAAGAAGCATGAGCTGGAGAAATGATGCTCCGGCTACCTTGTATTTCGCAGAAGCTCTTGATGAAGGAAATCCGGAAAACAAAGTGGCTTACCGCGATGAAGTGTTTTTATGGCCGGCACCTTTTACCGCCAATCCAACTTCTCTGGTAAAAACACAACAGCGTTTTGACGGCATTACCTGGGGTAACGATAAGATCGCCATTGTTTCCGACAGCTGGTACGATACCCGTAATGTTAAAACTTACCTGATCAATCCGTCGAATCCGTCGGAAACGCCTAAAGTTATCTCCGACAGAAATTCTCAGGATATTTATTCGGATCCGGGAAATTTTGAAACGGTAAAAAACAGCTACGGCAAACAGGTTCTGGCGTTAGAGAACGACAATGCTTTTTTAATTGGTGACGGTTATACCAAAAACGGGCAATTCCCTTTTATTGACGAGTTCAATATTAAAACCTTAAAAACAAAACGTCTTTATCAGTCGGCTTATACCGATAAAATGGAGCGTATTTTCTCTATTGAAGATTTCAAAAAAGGCGATGCTTTAATACAGATTCAGTCAAAAAGCGAATATCCGAATTACTACTTCCGTAATTTTAAAAAGAAAAACCAGTTAACCCAGATAACCGATTTTAAAAATCCGTTTGAAAGCATTAAAAATGTTTACAAAGAGGTTATCAAATACAAACGAAAAGACGGTGTTGAACTTTCCGGAACGTTATACTTACCGGCAGGATATGACCGAAATGCTAAAAAAGAAAAATTACCGCTTTTAATCTGGGCATACCCTACAGAGTATAAAGACAAGAACAGTGCCGGACAAACCTCATCCAACCCGAATGAGTTTACTTTCCCTAACTACGGTTCTTTTGTGTACTGGGTAACCAAAGGTTATGCTGTGCTGGATGATGCTGCTTTCCCGATCATCGGAGAAGGAACGACAGAACCAAACGACACTTTTATCCCGCAATTGGTTGCCAATGCCGAAGCAGCTATAGATGCAGTAGACAAACTGGGTTATATCAACCGTAAAAAAGTAGCGGTTGGCGGACACTCTTATGGTGCTTTTATGACTGCCAATTTATTAACCCACTCTAATTTGTTTGCCTGCGGAATTGCCCGAAGCGGTGCCTACAACAGAACACTAACTCCTTTCGGATTCCAGAGCGAGCAACGTAATTACTGGGAAGTTCCGGCTATTTACAACGGAATGTCACCGTTTATGAATGCGGACAAAATGAAAACACCGCTATTGTTAGTGCATGGAGAAGCCGACAATAATCCGGGAACCTTTACTTTACAGACGGAGCGTTATTTCCAGGCTTTAAAAGGATTGGGAGCACCGGCAAGAATGGTTATCCTTCCAAAAGAATCCCACGGTTATGCAGCAAAAGAAAACATACTGCATTTGCTTTGGGAACAGGATCAGTTCCTGGAAAAGTATCTTAAAAACTAA
- a CDS encoding 3-oxoacyl-ACP synthase III family protein produces the protein MHQSKISGLGYYVPENVVTNDDLSKIMDTNDEWIQERTGIQERRHVIKGEDTTTTMGVKAAKIAIERSGVAKEDIDFVVFATLSPDYYFPGPGVAVQRDLGLRTVGALDVRNQCSGFVYALSVADQFIKTGMYKNILVIGSEVHSTGLDMTTRGRGVSVIFGDGAGAAVLSRTDEPGKGILSTHLHSEGEHADELVLKAPGMGKRWVSDIIADNDPNDESYYPYMNGQFVFKNAVVRFSEVIMEGLQANNLQVSDIDMLIPHQANLRISQFIQQKFKLTDDQVYNNIQKYGNTTAASIPIALTEAWEQGKIKEGDTVVLAAFGSGFTWASAVIKW, from the coding sequence ATGCATCAATCAAAGATTTCAGGATTAGGTTATTACGTTCCCGAAAATGTAGTGACTAATGACGATTTGTCAAAAATAATGGATACCAATGACGAGTGGATACAGGAGCGAACCGGTATTCAGGAAAGACGTCATGTGATCAAAGGAGAGGATACCACAACAACCATGGGAGTGAAGGCGGCAAAAATTGCCATTGAACGCTCCGGAGTGGCTAAAGAAGATATTGATTTTGTTGTTTTTGCAACCTTAAGTCCTGATTATTATTTTCCGGGACCGGGTGTTGCCGTTCAACGTGATTTAGGATTGCGGACGGTTGGTGCGCTGGATGTTAGAAACCAGTGTTCCGGATTTGTATATGCGCTTTCGGTTGCCGATCAGTTTATCAAAACAGGCATGTATAAAAATATTCTGGTTATCGGTTCCGAAGTACATTCTACCGGATTGGACATGACAACCAGAGGCCGCGGTGTTTCCGTTATTTTTGGTGACGGAGCCGGAGCAGCCGTATTGAGCAGAACTGACGAACCGGGTAAAGGAATTTTATCAACACACCTGCATTCGGAAGGCGAACATGCCGATGAATTAGTGTTGAAGGCACCGGGAATGGGAAAACGCTGGGTTTCGGATATTATAGCCGATAACGACCCGAATGACGAAAGCTACTATCCGTATATGAACGGGCAGTTTGTCTTTAAAAATGCGGTGGTACGTTTTAGTGAGGTCATCATGGAAGGACTTCAGGCAAACAATTTACAGGTTTCCGATATCGATATGTTAATTCCGCACCAGGCAAATCTCAGGATTTCGCAATTCATTCAGCAGAAATTCAAGCTAACAGACGACCAGGTGTATAACAACATCCAGAAATACGGTAACACTACTGCTGCTTCTATTCCGATTGCTTTAACGGAAGCGTGGGAGCAGGGGAAAATTAAAGAAGGCGATACGGTAGTACTGGCCGCTTTCGGAAGCGGATTTACCTGGGCGAGTGCCGTTATAAAATGGTAA
- a CDS encoding sterol desaturase family protein → MNHKTIHNKGQARLFENKYLEMLTKTHPAVIWGMYIPILGYLLFMAHTKFAIEVRNVIYLFFAGMIFWTFFEYIAHRYLFHFITDNPKLKKIAYVLHGNHHDYPRDRERLFMPPVPSLILAATLFGLHYLFLRDYTWAFFPGFMFGYLLYASMHYAIHAFAPPFKFMKPLWRNHHLHHYKDEQLGFGVSNTFWDRVFGTMFDLTKTKEDPEKTKALLFEKKKP, encoded by the coding sequence ATGAATCATAAAACCATTCATAACAAAGGGCAGGCCAGATTGTTTGAGAACAAATACCTGGAAATGCTCACGAAAACACATCCCGCAGTAATCTGGGGTATGTACATCCCGATACTGGGATATTTATTGTTTATGGCACATACAAAATTTGCTATAGAAGTCCGGAATGTCATTTATCTGTTTTTTGCAGGAATGATATTCTGGACTTTTTTTGAATATATAGCCCACCGGTATTTGTTTCACTTTATTACCGATAATCCGAAGCTAAAAAAGATCGCCTACGTTCTTCACGGCAATCATCACGATTATCCCCGGGATCGGGAACGGCTGTTCATGCCGCCGGTACCCAGCCTGATCCTGGCCGCCACATTATTCGGATTGCATTACCTGTTTCTCAGGGATTACACCTGGGCATTCTTTCCCGGATTTATGTTTGGTTATCTGCTGTATGCTTCCATGCATTATGCCATTCATGCCTTTGCGCCGCCTTTTAAGTTTATGAAGCCTTTGTGGCGGAACCATCACTTGCATCACTACAAGGATGAACAATTGGGATTTGGCGTCAGTAATACCTTTTGGGACCGGGTGTTCGGAACGATGTTCGATTTAACCAAAACAAAAGAAGATCCCGAAAAAACCAAAGCCCTTTTGTTTGAAAAGAAAAAGCCATAA